From one Brevibacterium sp. 'Marine' genomic stretch:
- a CDS encoding glycosyltransferase family 4 protein, with translation MKILLLSHYYWPEVGAPQRRWATLVSHFVRQGHQVVVAAPHPHYPHSRRDEFFGSAVGRFRTRVDAKLGGTWELGELGERIIRVPYLHSGSSMARQLLDQGVASAGAVNAIIRRMGGPYAPDVVISTTPALPFLFAGDAVARALRVPHIAEVRDVWPDLISDLSLVKNAVGKYLPRAATAYLEEKVLPGLLTLVQRRASAVVVTTESFRYLLERRGIRSEVVRSGVGQSEIDQLPHRCTVADCDRKLLYVGTVGRSQDLSSAIAAASRVPGIKLRIVGDGADRANLETLARTLGAPVEFFEQTTGQALAEHWEWADVGLVSLGDVPAHALTVPSKLYSLMARRVPILGIVAGEAAEIISENRAGVVARPGDVDSIVTALQALVQGVKSPDSVGHEWVVNHASVDVMGAEYDRILERVRP, from the coding sequence ATGAAGATCCTTCTGCTCAGCCACTATTACTGGCCCGAGGTCGGCGCTCCGCAACGACGGTGGGCGACTCTCGTCAGTCATTTCGTTCGCCAGGGACACCAAGTAGTTGTTGCAGCACCCCACCCGCATTACCCGCACAGCAGACGGGACGAGTTCTTCGGATCCGCCGTCGGCCGCTTCCGCACTCGTGTGGACGCGAAGCTCGGTGGAACATGGGAGCTCGGCGAACTGGGGGAAAGGATCATTCGCGTTCCATACCTGCACAGTGGGTCTTCGATGGCTCGGCAGCTGCTCGACCAAGGAGTCGCCTCTGCCGGTGCGGTCAATGCGATCATCCGCCGGATGGGCGGACCTTACGCACCCGACGTCGTGATCTCGACGACCCCTGCTCTGCCGTTCCTCTTTGCGGGGGATGCCGTTGCCAGAGCACTGCGTGTGCCTCATATCGCCGAGGTGCGTGATGTCTGGCCTGACCTCATCAGCGACCTGTCGCTGGTGAAGAACGCGGTCGGGAAGTATCTTCCTCGTGCGGCGACTGCTTATCTTGAGGAGAAAGTTCTACCCGGCTTGCTCACGCTAGTGCAACGTCGCGCATCTGCGGTGGTCGTGACGACGGAAAGTTTCCGCTATCTTTTGGAACGGAGAGGAATAAGGTCTGAAGTTGTTCGCAGCGGTGTCGGACAGTCGGAGATCGACCAGCTTCCCCACCGGTGCACCGTGGCCGACTGCGACAGGAAGCTGCTCTACGTCGGTACCGTTGGACGCTCACAGGACCTTTCCTCGGCGATCGCTGCGGCTTCTCGAGTCCCCGGAATCAAGCTGCGCATCGTCGGCGACGGCGCCGACAGAGCAAATCTAGAGACACTAGCCCGCACACTTGGCGCGCCAGTTGAGTTCTTCGAACAGACCACAGGTCAGGCGCTTGCCGAGCATTGGGAATGGGCCGATGTGGGGCTCGTCAGCCTCGGCGATGTCCCCGCCCATGCACTCACAGTTCCATCGAAGCTCTATTCGCTCATGGCACGCAGAGTGCCGATTCTCGGCATCGTAGCGGGGGAGGCCGCCGAGATCATCAGTGAGAACCGTGCTGGCGTCGTTGCCAGACCAGGAGACGTGGATTCGATCGTCACGGCGCTGCAAGCCTTGGTCCAAGGAGTCAAAAGCCCCGATTCGGTGGGGCATGAATGGGTGGTCAACCACGCGTCCGTCGATGTCATGGGTGCTGAGTACGATCGGATCCTCGAGCGGGTGAGGCCATGA
- a CDS encoding ABC transporter ATP-binding protein, protein MVATELEAPNIVAENVQVRYTVGTRDPGQRSRGIQRLADIALGRQGRTTVRALRGVNFVAREGEMVGIVGANGSGKSTLLRNVAGVEQPDRGRILVRYQPLLLGVSAALQPSLSGSENVRLGCLAMGLTPDEATEAFDYVVDLSALGPAIHRPMGTYSSGMGSRLRFAIALAARPKILLIDEALSTGDATFAERSERAMDGLLAEAGTVLLVNHAAKVIQELCTRAVWIHRGEIIMDGPAESVAEKYRWWAWNVAQGKQEVSDKLLHDVVSNAVKEELNVLEPELVNNPVPRHAARRANNRGKIKQSTPAARHVQRREQMDPVEDAEIPRLATAESQVWPVELEKPLQQAKFPVLPKPVSQVVGSRSQHEPPALKLRPSGKRIILRAENPDDRASSVAAKGDLTGRRLASRAREIAEQRYQDRLQARAKNDEGAARPERLTEESAQSAVSPESTRDSVQ, encoded by the coding sequence ATGGTCGCCACCGAGCTTGAAGCTCCGAATATCGTTGCCGAAAACGTACAGGTTCGATATACCGTTGGAACTCGAGACCCTGGTCAGCGGTCGCGCGGTATACAACGCCTTGCAGATATTGCGTTGGGACGTCAGGGGCGGACGACAGTCCGCGCTCTTAGAGGCGTGAACTTCGTCGCTCGCGAAGGAGAGATGGTAGGAATCGTCGGAGCCAACGGTTCAGGCAAATCTACATTACTGAGAAATGTAGCGGGTGTTGAACAACCGGATCGAGGACGGATCCTGGTGCGGTACCAGCCGCTGCTCCTCGGTGTCTCGGCGGCTTTGCAACCGTCTCTGTCTGGAAGTGAAAACGTGAGATTGGGATGCCTGGCAATGGGCCTGACACCTGACGAGGCCACCGAAGCTTTCGACTATGTCGTCGACCTTTCGGCGCTAGGGCCGGCCATTCATCGGCCGATGGGGACCTATTCTTCCGGAATGGGGTCTCGCTTGAGGTTTGCCATCGCGTTGGCCGCCCGCCCCAAGATCCTCCTCATCGACGAAGCGTTGTCTACTGGTGACGCGACGTTTGCCGAACGGAGCGAACGAGCAATGGATGGGCTTCTTGCAGAGGCCGGAACCGTGCTGTTGGTCAACCATGCCGCCAAGGTGATTCAGGAACTTTGTACCCGAGCAGTTTGGATCCATCGTGGAGAGATCATCATGGACGGCCCGGCAGAATCAGTTGCGGAGAAATATCGATGGTGGGCGTGGAATGTCGCACAAGGTAAGCAGGAAGTCTCTGACAAGCTCCTACACGACGTGGTCAGCAACGCAGTCAAGGAAGAGTTAAATGTCCTTGAACCTGAACTCGTCAATAATCCCGTACCGCGGCATGCCGCCCGCCGGGCAAATAATCGAGGAAAGATAAAACAAAGTACGCCGGCGGCGCGACATGTCCAACGGCGTGAACAAATGGATCCTGTAGAGGACGCTGAGATTCCACGGTTAGCGACTGCAGAGTCCCAAGTCTGGCCGGTGGAATTGGAAAAGCCACTGCAGCAGGCAAAGTTTCCTGTGCTTCCAAAGCCTGTTTCCCAGGTCGTCGGTTCTAGGTCACAGCACGAGCCCCCGGCTTTAAAATTGCGACCCAGCGGCAAGAGAATTATCCTCAGGGCTGAAAATCCTGATGATCGTGCGTCCTCAGTTGCTGCGAAAGGAGACCTTACCGGGCGTCGCCTTGCGTCCCGGGCGCGTGAGATCGCAGAACAGAGATATCAGGACCGGCTTCAGGCACGCGCGAAGAATGACGAAGGCGCGGCTAGGCCGGAACGCTTGACTGAGGAATCCGCACAGTCAGCCGTTTCCCCAGAATCGACAAGAGATTCTGTGCAATGA
- a CDS encoding ABC transporter permease: MSGSTRKNLLGYGWLFLNPMLSVLAYSFIFGFILNTARGVENFLGFLVIGVFFFQYTLKCMTGGAGAIRSGSAMIKAFQFPRAALPISIVVRNLLDFVPTLAVMVIVLIVVPPAETITWRVILIIPLVLLQTIFNVGLACFMARFGHRIPDLSNITSIIGRFWLYGSGVFFVIDEKLADKPTLLAVMHANPMYSVLELSRNCILYGVDSPLWMWASVVLWAFGLLLFGFLYFWRGEESYGRHRA, from the coding sequence ATGAGCGGTTCTACGCGAAAGAACCTCCTCGGCTATGGATGGCTATTCCTTAATCCGATGCTGTCAGTACTGGCATACTCGTTCATCTTCGGTTTCATTTTGAACACTGCCAGGGGGGTGGAGAACTTCCTCGGCTTCCTGGTGATCGGCGTATTCTTCTTCCAGTACACACTGAAATGCATGACAGGTGGTGCCGGCGCAATCCGGTCTGGGTCCGCTATGATCAAGGCCTTTCAATTTCCCAGGGCAGCATTGCCTATTTCGATAGTCGTTCGGAACCTGCTCGATTTCGTTCCGACCCTGGCTGTGATGGTCATCGTGCTTATCGTCGTACCTCCTGCGGAAACGATCACCTGGCGTGTCATACTCATCATTCCTCTTGTTTTATTGCAGACTATCTTCAATGTTGGCCTTGCATGTTTCATGGCCAGGTTTGGGCACCGAATTCCCGACCTCAGTAACATTACGTCAATCATCGGCCGATTCTGGCTGTATGGGTCCGGAGTATTCTTCGTAATTGATGAGAAACTCGCTGACAAACCAACACTGCTGGCAGTCATGCATGCGAACCCTATGTATTCGGTACTTGAGCTGAGTCGCAATTGCATCCTCTATGGCGTCGACTCACCGTTATGGATGTGGGCCTCAGTTGTATTGTGGGCATTTGGACTCCTTTTATTCGGTTTCCTGTATTTCTGGAGAGGGGAGGAGAGCTATGGTCGCCACCGAGCTTGA
- a CDS encoding glycosyltransferase family 4 protein has protein sequence MNLAFLAKQIANGAITMSGHLYEDRVFFSMQLARRLPKSASRMAGRLVGNVPGVAAEAASAWLLGQELRARTIITVAKDRQPSLLLGEIALNLGMLDTATRIAGSLASAASLRSRILWTEGNLDKAIAVLPDSRRRRRLSEERRSMSPGWWPETAAHLIARPARHVSEGPAASLHVLTNSLPHTRSGYAYRSHLILSTLSDAGHQVAAVTRPSFPVTIGRLSRGKVEVVDGIDYLRNVPLRPSTTPTARLVDQAAWIADRALARQADVLHTTTHYVNGLATGAAARAIGLPWVYEVRGVLEETWAAAGTTSADRAARRESQRFALMRAKEIEVASAADAVITLGETMREHLIAGGVPADSIMLIPNSISEAVVDADTTQPTSHVRAGLGLPTGGFWVGTAASIVGYEGLDDLVDAVRISRAEGVDIRLLIAGDGVALPELRERAVDLGDHAVFTGRVSQSQAIQYQLAMDAVVVPRKDQPVCRLVTPIKPIEAMGLARPVVISDLPALRELVPSTAGLKIASEDPHTLASALSQLAKDEDLCSRLGAFGRQHALATRRWKNIGMRYGKLYSQLMETGVK, from the coding sequence ATGAATCTCGCATTTCTTGCCAAGCAGATTGCCAATGGGGCTATCACGATGTCAGGCCACCTCTATGAAGACCGCGTATTCTTCTCGATGCAGTTGGCACGCAGACTCCCGAAATCGGCATCGAGAATGGCCGGCCGACTGGTCGGAAACGTACCCGGTGTAGCCGCAGAGGCTGCCTCGGCGTGGTTGTTGGGCCAGGAGCTGCGAGCCAGGACAATCATCACGGTAGCCAAAGATAGGCAGCCGTCCCTACTGCTCGGAGAGATCGCGCTCAACCTCGGAATGCTTGATACTGCGACACGTATCGCAGGCTCCCTTGCATCCGCGGCCTCGCTGCGTTCCCGTATCCTGTGGACAGAGGGCAATCTCGACAAAGCGATCGCCGTCCTTCCGGACAGCCGCCGTAGGCGACGCCTCAGCGAAGAGCGGCGGTCGATGTCCCCAGGATGGTGGCCGGAAACGGCCGCTCACCTCATCGCACGACCAGCCCGCCACGTGAGCGAGGGGCCCGCAGCGTCACTGCACGTTCTGACGAACTCGCTGCCGCATACGCGATCAGGTTACGCCTACCGCAGTCATCTCATTCTTTCCACTCTCAGCGACGCAGGGCACCAGGTCGCCGCTGTGACTCGCCCATCTTTTCCCGTGACGATCGGTCGCTTGAGTCGCGGCAAGGTTGAGGTCGTTGACGGAATCGACTATTTGCGGAATGTGCCGCTTCGTCCTTCCACTACACCAACTGCGCGTCTAGTAGACCAGGCAGCCTGGATCGCAGACCGCGCCCTCGCACGCCAAGCCGACGTTCTCCACACCACGACCCACTACGTCAACGGATTGGCGACCGGAGCTGCGGCCAGGGCCATCGGACTGCCCTGGGTATACGAAGTCCGAGGGGTTCTCGAAGAGACCTGGGCCGCGGCAGGCACCACCTCTGCTGACCGTGCAGCACGCCGAGAGAGCCAACGTTTTGCCCTCATGCGGGCGAAGGAGATCGAGGTTGCCTCGGCGGCCGACGCCGTCATCACCCTCGGCGAGACCATGCGCGAGCATCTCATCGCAGGGGGAGTACCCGCCGACTCGATCATGCTCATCCCAAACTCGATCTCAGAGGCCGTCGTTGACGCTGATACCACCCAACCAACTTCTCACGTGAGGGCCGGGCTTGGGCTGCCGACAGGAGGCTTCTGGGTTGGTACCGCTGCGTCAATCGTCGGCTATGAAGGACTTGACGATTTAGTTGACGCGGTTCGTATCTCTAGGGCGGAAGGGGTTGATATACGATTGCTGATCGCGGGTGACGGAGTTGCACTTCCTGAGCTGCGGGAACGTGCCGTTGATCTCGGCGACCACGCGGTCTTCACAGGTAGAGTCTCCCAGTCGCAAGCTATTCAATACCAGCTTGCGATGGATGCGGTCGTTGTGCCCCGGAAAGACCAGCCTGTATGCAGACTGGTGACGCCCATTAAGCCAATTGAAGCCATGGGGTTGGCACGACCAGTAGTCATTTCTGATCTGCCGGCACTCCGTGAGCTCGTGCCATCGACAGCAGGACTGAAAATTGCCAGCGAAGATCCGCATACGTTGGCGAGTGCACTATCGCAGTTGGCCAAGGACGAGGACCTGTGCTCACGTCTTGGGGCTTTTGGGCGCCAACATGCACTAGCGACCCGAAGGTGGAAAAATATCGGAATGCGATATGGGAAACTGTATTCTCAACTAATGGAAACCGGTGTGAAGTGA
- a CDS encoding glycosyltransferase family 4 protein — protein sequence MALQSLVILVVAAVVTVLSALIAFPLLRRAGIVDVPSHRSSHTLSTVRGGGIAIGCGITVATILAMVWTVSEDGVFGLGGVLLPVGFLVLTWCYSAIGMSDDLDSLRPAGRLIGQVILALLFSAIIAMFSTQGIAHVIAFAVIGVTTVNAVNFVDGLNGYVTEWTIVTAGWFAFVGSWEGENDIALLALALAGAAVGFLPFNLGRAKAFLGDTGSYGIGAAVFALAVWLFVQGVPIVVIIAPMIFVFFDVGLTLVLRLFRGENILLPHREHIYQRIQQAGWPHSSVSLFHAALSVLACIMAVPTLISGNTATTYPAHVFWVALLALYALLPLWLRRRALKEVTTA from the coding sequence ATGGCTCTGCAGTCGCTGGTGATCCTGGTAGTGGCCGCGGTGGTCACGGTTCTCAGCGCCCTCATCGCCTTTCCGCTGCTGCGTCGAGCGGGGATCGTCGATGTCCCCTCTCATCGCTCCTCGCATACGCTGTCGACCGTACGCGGCGGGGGAATCGCCATCGGCTGCGGCATCACCGTGGCCACGATTCTGGCCATGGTGTGGACCGTCAGCGAAGACGGTGTCTTCGGCCTCGGCGGGGTCCTCCTTCCGGTCGGTTTCCTGGTCCTGACCTGGTGCTATTCGGCCATCGGGATGAGCGACGATCTCGACTCGCTGCGCCCCGCCGGGCGGCTGATCGGACAGGTGATCTTGGCTCTGCTGTTCAGCGCGATCATCGCCATGTTCTCAACACAGGGAATCGCTCACGTCATCGCCTTCGCGGTCATCGGCGTGACCACTGTCAACGCCGTGAACTTCGTCGACGGACTCAACGGCTATGTCACCGAGTGGACCATCGTCACCGCTGGATGGTTCGCCTTCGTCGGTTCCTGGGAAGGAGAGAACGACATTGCACTACTTGCTCTGGCGCTGGCCGGCGCTGCTGTCGGGTTCCTCCCGTTCAACCTCGGTCGGGCCAAGGCGTTCCTCGGAGACACGGGCAGCTACGGGATCGGAGCGGCCGTCTTCGCTCTCGCGGTCTGGCTGTTTGTCCAAGGCGTCCCGATCGTCGTCATCATCGCACCGATGATCTTCGTCTTCTTCGACGTCGGACTCACTTTGGTCCTACGGCTCTTCCGGGGAGAGAATATTCTCTTGCCTCATCGTGAACATATCTACCAGCGGATCCAGCAGGCGGGCTGGCCACACAGCTCCGTTTCGCTCTTCCACGCCGCATTGAGCGTCCTCGCTTGCATAATGGCCGTCCCGACTCTCATCAGCGGAAATACGGCGACAACCTACCCGGCCCATGTGTTCTGGGTCGCGTTGCTCGCCCTCTATGCGCTGTTGCCGCTTTGGTTGCGGCGCCGGGCGCTGAAGGAGGTGACGACCGCATGA